In the genome of Bradyrhizobium sp. CB3481, the window CTCGCCCGCGACGGCGGCCTCTATGTGCCCGAGGTCTGGCCACAGCTGTCGCGCGAGACCATCGCCTCATTTTTCGGCCGGCCCTATTGGGAGGTCGCGGTCGACGTGATCAAGCCGTTTGCGGCGGGGGAGATTTCCGACGCCGATCTCGGCCGCATGGCCAATGAGGCCTACGCCACGTTCCGCCATCCGGCCGTGGTGCCGCTCGATCAGACCGGCCCCAACCAATTCCTGCTGGAGCTGTTTCACGGCCCGACGCTGGCGTTCAAGGATGTCGCGATGCAGTTGATCTCGCGGCTGATGGATCACGTGCTCGCCAAGCGCAACCAGCGCACCACCATCGTGGTCGCGACCTCGGGCGATACCGGCGGTGCCGCCGTCGAGGCGTTTGCCGGGCTCGACAATGTCGATCTGGTCGTGCTGTTTCCGAACGGGCGCATCTCCGACGTGCAGCGGCGGATGATGACGACGACCGGCGCCGCCAACGTGCACGCGCTCGCCATCGAAGGCACCTTCGACGATTGCCAGGCGATCGTGAAGGCGATGTTCAACAACCACGGCTTTCGCGATGCCGTGTCGCTGTCGGGCGTCAATTCGATCAACTGGGCGCGGATCGTCGCCCAGGTCGTGTACTATTTCACCTCGGCGGTGGCGCTCGGCGCGCCCGCGCGGCCGGTGGATTTCACCGTGCCGACCGGCAATTTCGGCGATATCTTCGCCGGCTATGTCGCCAAGAAGATGGGCCTGCCGGTGCGCTGGCTGCGCATCGCCTCCAATGTCAACGACATCCTGCCGCGCACGCTGAAGACCGGCATCTATGAAGTGCGCGAGGTGCACGCTTCCGCCTCGCCCTCGATGGACATCCAGGTCTCTTCGAACTTCGAGCGGCTATTGTTCGAGGCGAGCCGCCGTGATGCTGCCAGTGTCCGCCGGCTGATGGACTCGCTGAAGCAGTCCGGGCGCTTCGTGCTGCCGGACACCATGCTGGCGGCGATCCGCGAGGAGTTTGACGCCGGCCGCGCCGACGAGACCGAGACGGCGGCGGCGATCCGTGCCGCCTGGCGCGAGGCCGGCGATCTCGTCGATCCCCACACCGCAGTGGCGCTCGCGGTGGCCGATCGCGACACATCGGATTCGAAGATTCCCAACATCGTGCTGTCGACCGCGCATCCGGCCAAGTTTCCCGACGCCGTGGAAGCCGCGTGCGGCGTGCGGCCGGAGCTGCCGGCCTGGCTCGACGGCCTCATGACCAAATCCGAACACATCACGGTGATGAAAAACGATTCAGCGGAAGTGGAAAGATTCGTGCGCTCGGTGAGCCGTGCCACGAAGCAGGGAGTTGCCGGATGAGCGTCGACGTAACCAAGCTGCCGTCCGGTCTGACTGTCGTCACCGACACCATGCCGCATCTGGAAACCGCCGCGCTCGGCGTCTGGGCCGGCGTCGGCGGCCGCGACGAAAAGCCGAACGAGCACGGCATCTCGCATCTTCTGGAGCACATGGCCTTCAAGGGCACCACGCGGCGCTCGTCGCGCGAGATCGTCGAGGAGATCGAGGCGGTCGGCGGCGATCTCAATGCCGGCACCTCGACCGAGACCACGGCCTATTATGCGCGGGTGATGAAGGCCGACGTGCCGCTGGCGCTCGACGTGCTCTCCGATATCCTGACCAATCCATCCTTCGTGCCCGACGAGCTCGAGCGCGAGAAGAGCGTCATCGTCCAGGAAATCGGCGCGGCGCAGGATACGCCCGATGATGTCGTGTTCGAGCATCTCAACGAGCTCTGCTTTCCCGATCAGCCGATGGGCCGCTCGCTGCTCGGCACCGCAAAGACGCTGAAGGCATTCGACCGCGACATGCTGCGCGGCTATCTCGCGACGCATTACCGCGGCCCCGACCTGGTGGTGGCCGCCGCCGGCGCGGTCGACCACAAGCGCGTGGTGGAGGAGGTGGTGCAGAAATTTGCCAGTTTTGACGCCACGCCCGCGCCGAAGCCGCAACCGGCAATGTTCGGCAAGGGCGGTTCGCGCGTGGTGCACCGCGATCTCGAGCAGGCGCATCTGACGCTGGCGCTCGAAGGCGTGCCGCAGACCGACCTGTCGCTGTTCTCGCTGCAGGTGTTCACCAACACGCTGGGCGGCGGCATGTCGTCGCGGCTGTTCCAGGAAGTGCGCGAGAAGCGCGGTCTCTGCTACTCGATCTACACCTTCCACGCGCCCTATAGCGACACCGGCTTTTTCGGCCTCTATACTGGCACCGATCCCGCCGACGCCCCTGAAATGATGGAGGTGATCGTCGACGTCATTAACGACGCCGTCGAAACCCTGACGGAGGCCGAGATCGCCCGCGCCAAGGCGCAGATGAAGGCCGGGCTGCTGATGGCGCTGGAAAGCTGCTCCTCCCGGGCCGAACAGCTGGCCCGGCACGTTCTGGCCTATGGCCGGCCGCTGACGGTGGACGAACTGGTCGCCAGGATTGACGCGGTCGACGTCGAATCGACCCGCAACGCCGCCCGCGCGCTATTATCCCGCAGCCGGCCGGCGGTGGTCGCGCTCGGTAGCGGCAGGGGTCTGGACACGGCGGTATCTTTTGCGGAAGGATTGACGACGTCGAAGGCAAAGTCGCTGCTACATTGAGGTAGTGGGCATGGCCCTGTTTCGTTTGCCATCCAGCGGACCGGCCGCACTTGTGCCGCGCGGCCACGGCCTGTTGCTGCGCGCGCCCCAGATGGCGGACTTCGTGCAATGGGCGCAACTGCGCGAACAGAGCCGGGCCTATCTCACGCCATGGGAGCCGATCTGGCCGTCGGATGACCTGACCCGCGCCGGCTTCCGTCGCCGGCTGCGCCGCTACGCCGAGGATATCGCCGCCGACCGGTCCTATCCGTTCATCATCTTCCGCGAGGCCGATGGCGCCATGATCGGCGGCATCACGCTTGCCAATGTCCGCCGCGGCATCGTGCAGGCCGGCACCATCGGCTATTGGGTCGGCGAGCCCCACGCCCATCGCGGCTATATGACCACGGCATTGCGGGTGCTGCTGCCAATGCTGTTCGGCGAACTCAGCCTGCACCGCATCGAGGCCGCCTGCATTCCGACCAATACGCCCTCGATCCGGGTCTTGGAGAAATGCGGCTTCACCCGCGAGGGGCTGGCGCGGCGCTATCTCTGCATCAATGGCATCTGGCAGGACCACCTGCTGTTCGGCCTGCTGCATGAGGATTTCCGCGGCTAGGCCGCCGTTCCTACATCTTTAGACGCCTTGGGTTCGCCGCCATTGGGCTGCTATAACGCCGCCGGAAACAACGACGTGGGACGATGGGATTTGGGACGTCGCATGGGTGATATCAGTTTGGCCAGGGTGATGGCCGCGGCGGCGGTCGCGGGTGGCCTTTTCTGCCTCTCGGCCGCACCGGCATCGGCGCAATCGCTGTCCGACCGTTTCAAGAGCCTGTTCGGCGGCAAGTCCGAGGAGGCGCCGGCCCCCGCTGCGCCGGCGGCGACGCAGGAGCCGGGCGATCTGACCTGCCCGCCGGTCACCGTCAGGGCGGGGGCGTCCACCTATGCCGTCGCGGCGCCGGGCAAGCAGCCGGTCGGCAACGACCTGCGCTTTCAAGCGACGATCTCCAAGATGGCCCGCGAATGCAGCCTCAATGGCGGGGTGATCACGGCGCGGATCGGTATTCAAGGCCGCGTCATCGCCGGCCCCGCGGGCGCACCGGCCTCGGTGCAGGTTCCGATCCGCATTGCCGTGGTGCAGGGCGGAGTGGCCGAAAAGACCATCGCCACCAAGGCCTACCAGACCACGGTCACCATGACCGAGACCGGCAGCGAGCCGTTTACCCTTGTTGCCGAAGATCTGAGCTATCCGGCGCCCCCCGGCGCCGTCGGCGACAGCTATATCTTCTATATCGGCTTCGACCCGCAGGCCTTGAAGCCGGAACGGCCCGTGCCGAAAAAGAAGAGGCAATAAGTGGCCAATAAAAAAGCCGGCGCGATCATCTCGCGCCGGCTTTTTTATTTGGTTGGAAGCCGATCAGTTCAGCTTGGCGCGAACCTCGTCGATGCCCTTGGCGAGCAGATCGTCGGCAACCGAGCCCTTGACCGACTGCGACAGGATGGTCGAGGCGGCTTCGACCGCGGCGTTGGCGGCGGCGGAACGGACGTCGGCGAGCGCCTGGGCTTCGGCGAGGGCGATCTTGCTCTCGGCGGTCTTGGTGCGGCGGGCGACGAAATCTTCCATCTTGGCCTTGGCTTCGGTCGCAATGCGCTCGGCTTCGGCCTTGGCATTGGCGATGATTTCCTCGGCCTCGCGCTCCGCGCTGGCGCGGCGGGTCTTGTACTCGCCGAGCAGCTTGGCGGCCTCTTCCTTGAGACGCTTGGCGTCGTCGAGTTCGGCCTTGATGCGCTGGCTGCGGTGGTCGAGCGCCGTCAGCACCGTCTTGTGAATGCCGAGATAGGCAAACAGCACCAAGAGGATGACGAAGGCGATCGCAACCCAGGTTTCCGGTTGGGTGAACATCAAGCTATCCCTTCAACGAAGCATCGACGGCACCGCTCACCGTCTTCGCATCGGGCACGACGCCGGTCAGCCGCTGCACGATCGCGCCGGCCGCGTCGGCGGCGATGCCGCGGACGTTGCTCATCGCGGTCTCGCGCGTCGCCGCGATCTGCTTTTCGGCGGCGGCGAGCTTGGCGGTGAGCTGGTCTTCCAGCGTCTTGCGCTCGGCTTCCGCGGCCGCGTTCAGCTTCTCGCGGGTCTCGTTGCCGATCGCCTGCGCGCGGGCGCGGGCCGATGCGAGCTCGGTCTCATACGCCTTCAGCGCCGCGTCCGACTCGTCCTTGAACTTCTGCGCCGCCGCAAGGTCGCCCTCGATCGCGTTCTGACGTGCGTCGATCACGCTTTCGACGCGCGGCAGCGCGAAGCGGGACACGATCACATAGAGCGCGACGAAAGCAATGACGAGCGATACCAGCTGCGAGGCAAACGTATTCGACTCGAACGGAGGAAATCCTCCGCCGTGTCCACCGTCGGCCTCGGTGTGGGCGTCGGTACCATGACTTTTTTCAGCCACGGGGGTCTCCTGTTGCTGTCAGGCGCGCCGCCCTGGGGCGGCGCGAGTGGATGCAGCTCAGAGCGGAACGAACAGCAGCAGCAGCGCGATCAGCAGCGAGAAGATGCCGAGCGCTTCGGTCACGGCGAAGCCGAAGATCAGGTTGCCGAACTGGCCCTGAGCGGCCGAGGGGTTACGCACCGCAGCAGCAAGGTAGTTGCCGAAGATGATGCCCACGCCGACGCCTGCGCCGCCCATGCCGATTGCCGCGATGCCCGCGCCGATAAGTTTTGCTGCTGCCGGTTCCATTTTCTAGAGCTCCTTGAGGATAAGACAAAGTGTGGGTGGAAATTCCCCGGTCCGCTTAGTGTCCCGGATGAATGGCGTCGTTGAGATAGATGCAGGTCAGGATCGCGAACACGTAGGCCTGCAGGAACGCGACCAGCAGCTCAAGCGCGGTCAGCGCGACCGTGAGCGCCAGCGGCAGCACGCCGCCGACCCAGCCGATGGCGCCGAGCGAGACGCCGAGCATGGCGACGAAGCCCGCGAACACCTTCAGCGCGATGTGGCCGGCCAGCATGTTGGCGAACAGACGGACGCTGTGCGAAACCGGCCGCAGGAAGAACGACAGGATTTCGATGAACATCACCAGCGGCAGGATGTAGATCGGAACGCCATGGGGAACGAAGATACTGAAGAACTTGAACCCGTTCTTGTAGACGCCGTAGATCAGGACCGTGAAGAAAACCAGCAGCGCCAGGGCGGCGGTGACGATGATGTGGCTCGACACCGTGAAGGTATAGGGAATGATGCCGATCAGGTTCGAGATGCAGATGAACATGAACAGCGAGAAGATCAGCGGGAAGAACTTCATGCCTTCCGCACCGGCGGTCGAGCGGATCGTCGAGGCGACGAACTCGTAGGAGATTTCCGCGATCGACTGCAGCCGCCCGGGGACCAGCGCCCGGCGCGACATGCCGCCGATCATCAGCAGCGAGATCACCGCGACCGCAAGGAACATGTAGAGCGACGAGTTGGTGAAGGCGATCGTGTGGTTGCCGATATGGCCGATCGTGAAGAGGGGCTCGATATTGAACTGGTGGATCGGGTCGATTTTCATCCGCGCGGCTCTTTATCCACCGGCTTGGCCGGCAATCGAATTTCAAATGTCGTGACTTCCCGTCAACGCTCAGCGCTTGCCCGAGGCCACGCCTGCTGATCTCACCACGTTGACCACACCGGCGACGAAGCCGAGCAGCAAAAACACGATGAAACCGAACGGCGAAGTCGACAACAATCGGTCGAACCCCCAGCCAATCGCCGCTCCGACGGCAACGCCCGCGACCAATTCCGAGGAAAGGCGGAAACCCAGCGCCATTGCCGATGCTCTGGCGGCCGTATCTCCGCTTTCAGTTCCGGGTTGATCAGTCCTGAGTTTCCGGCTGTCGCGAATTTCGGACAACCGGTGATCCAGGCTTCCGAGCCTTGCGGAAAGCGCAGCTTCGTCGGACGACGGCTGGTCGCGATTTCCACTTGCGTTGTCGTTCTTGTCTTCGGCCATGCCCAAGACATTAAACGATGCCAACGGTGGATGGAAATTACGCCGCGTCACCCTTGAAAGCCGCGCGGACCATACTTACCGCGTTTAATCAAGTCAAGATTAGGTCGTATCCAGTTACTTCGTTGAATTGATTGAATTTATTGCTGGAATGCCTGCGACACTGTGGACTGTCATCGCAGTGCAACAGCTATTGTTGCAAGGATCGATCAAGGATCGATCTTGCGCCGGTTCAGCCGCTCTGTTGGGATGCTCCGGATGGAGCAGGTATTGCCGTCCTGGGAGGGTGCATGCCGCGGCAGGTCGACTACTATTTCTCGATCCAATCGCCCTGGGCCTATATCGGCCATCAAGCTTTTCGAAATCTGGTAAGTGATTGCGATCTCAAGGTAAATCACAAACCGGTGGTACTGGTCGATCTGTTTTCGGAGACCGGCGGCCTGCCCTTGATGAAGCGCCACCCGGTGCGGCAGCGCTACCGGATGGTCGAGCTGCAGCGCTGGCGCGACAAGCGCGGGCTGACATTTCACCTGCAGCCGGCGCATTGGCCGTTCAATGCGCGCCTCGCCGATGGCGTCGTGATCGCGGCGCTCGAGATCGGCCTCGATCCCGACCGTTATCTGCGACGGGCCTTTGCGGGCGTCTGGGAAAATCAGCTCAACCTCGCCGATCCCGCAACGATTGCAAAGCTCGCCGACGAATCGGGGCTGCCGGGGCGGCAATTGGTGGAGCGTTCCGGCGCGGAAGACGTCACGGCGGCCTATGAGCAGAACCGGCAGGATGCGCTGGCCGCCGACGTGTTCGGCTCGCCGGTCTACGTGCTGGACGGCGAGGTGTTCTGGGGGCAGGACCGCCTCGAATTGCTGGAGGATGCGTTGAAGTCCGCGCGCCCGCCCTATAGCTCAAGGGTCTAGCGCCCGCGCCTTGAAAGCGCCCCGGCGGTCGAGGAAATCGAGCCTGTCCTGAGGCGGGAGCAAGCCCATGCGTACAGTGAAGTCGTCCTCGAAACTGTTGAAGTCCGTGATCCCTGTCATCTGCCTCGCCGGCGCGGGGCCGGCCGTGGCGGGCATGCCGGAGACCGAGAACGGCCGCTATACGCTGTCGACGACGTCAGATGGAGCGCTTCGTCTCGACACCCGCACCGGCGCGGTCTCGACCTGCAGCAATTCGGGGACGGGCTGGGCCTGCTACGCCGTACCCGACGAGCGCGCGGCGATGGATGCGGAGATCGGCCGGCTGCAGGGTGACGTCGACAGGCTGCAGGCTGAAAATGAAAAGCTCAAGGCTGATCTCGCCGCGCGCGAGCCCACCGTGAACGGCAAGATCGAAGAGCCGCTGCCGAAATCGGACTCGCTGAAGAAGAGCGAACCGAAAGTGGCGGAAAGCGAGCGCAAGATCGAAATTCCACTGCCCAGCGACCGCGACATGGACCGCATGATGTCGTTCCTGGAGCAGGCCTGGCGCCGCCTGCTCGAAATGGCGGGCCGCGTGCAGCGAGACGTCAACGGCAAGATTTGACGGGGGCGCTGAACTGGTAGGGTGGGCAGAGCGCAGCGTGCCCACCATCTTTGTCGATGCTAGAACCGGTGGGCACGTCGCTTGCGCTCCTTTGCCCACCCTACGAAGATTGCCATGATGGCCCCATCCAAATCCCTTTCCCGCACCACGCCCTCCACCGTTACCGCCAACTCTATCGTGTCTTCGCTGCTGACGGTGCAGACCTCAGGCGTCGGCTTTACCGATCTCACTGCCGAAGTCGCCAAATTCCTGCGCGAGGCGGGTGCGCGCGAAGGCATGGTGACGCTGTTCATTCGTCACACCTCGGCTTCGCTGACGATCCAGGAAAATGCCGACCCCACCGTGCTGGTCGATTTGACCACGGCGCTGAACCGCCTGGCGCCGGAAAACGCCGGCTGGCGCCATGACACCGAGGGGCCGGACGACATGCCAGCCCACATCAAGACCATGCTGACCGCGACCTCGCTTCAAGTCCCGTTGCTGCACGGCGCGCTCGCGCTCGGCACCTGGCAGGCGATCTATCTGATCGAGCACCGCGCCCGGCCGCATCGGCGCGAGATCGTGCTGCAATTCGCCGGCAGTGTGGACTAACCCGTAAAAACCAAACCGGCCGCGGATTGCTCCACGGCCGGCTGGTGATTTCGTTCTGTCGAACGCGACCGTTTACTTCGTGATGTCGACGTCCTTGGTCTCCGGCAGGAAGAAGAAGCCGACGACCGCGGTGATCGACGCAAAGATGATCGGGTACCACAGGCCAGCGTAGATATCGCCGGTCGAGGCCACGATCGCGAATGCGGTCGCGGGCAGCAACCCGCCGAACCAGCCGTTGCCGATGTGGTAGGGCAGCGACATCGAGGTGTAGCGGATCCGGGTCGGGAACAGTTCGACCAGCATCGCGGCGATCGGCCCGTACACCATGGTGACGTAGATCACCAGGATGAACAGCAGCCCGATGATGGCGGCGACCTGCGGTTTGAAGATGTCGAACGGGTTGGACATCTTCACGATGCCGGCGTCGCCCGCCTTGGGATAGCCAGCCGCCTGAACCGCCGCCAGCACCGCCGGGTTGGAGGTCTTGGCGTCGGTATAGGGCACGTCCTTGCCGTTCACCACGACCTTCACGCCGGAACCAGCAGCGCCGTAGCTGGTCGAGTACTTGACCGACTGCTGCGCCAAGTAGGCGCGGACGGTGTCGCACGGTGCGCTGAAGACGCGGGTACCGACCGGGTTGAACAGGTCGCCGCAACCGGCCTTATCCGCAACCACTTCGACCTTCGTCGCTTCAATGGCCTTTTCCAGCGCCGGATTCGCGCTGGTGGTAATCATGCGGAAGATCGGGAAGAAGGTCAGCGCCGCGATCAGGCAGCCCGCAAGGATGATCGGCTTGCGGCCGATCCTGTCCGAAAGCCAGCCGAACACGATGAAGAAGCCGGTGCCGAACACGAGTGACCAGGCGATCAAGAGGTTGGCGGTATAGCCGTCGACCTTGAGGATCGATTGCAGGAAGAACAGCGCGTAGAACTGGCCGGTGTACCAGACCACGCCCTGGCCCATGGTGCCGCCGATCAGCGCCAGGATCACGATCTTGCCGTTGCTCCAGTTGGCGAAGGCCTCAGTGAGCGGGGCCTTCGAGCCCTTGCCCTCTTCCTTCATCTTCTGGAAGATCGGCGATTCATTCAGGCGCAACCGGATCCAGACGGAGATGCCGAGCAGGAGCACCGAGACCAGGAACGGAATACGCCAGCCCCACTTGGCGAAGTCGGCCTCGCCGAGCGCGGTGCGGGTGAACAGGATGACCAGCAGCGACAGGAACAGGCCGAGCGTCGCGGTGGTCTGAATGAACGAGGTGTAGTACCCGCGCTTGCCCATCGGCGAATGCTCGGCGACGTAGGTCGCCGCACCGCCATATTCGCCACCGAGCGCGAGGCCCTGCAGCAGGCGCAGCGCGATCAGGATGATCGGCGCTGCGATGCCGATGGTCGCAGCGTTGGGCAGCAGGCCGACGATGAAGGTCGACAGGCCCATGATCAGGATGGTGACGAGGAAGGTGTATTTGCGGCCGACGATGTCGCCGACCCGGCCGAACACGATGGCGCCGAAGGGGCGGACCAGGAAGCCGGCGGCGAAGGCGAGCAGCGCGAAAATGTCACGCGTGGCCGGCGGATAGTCCGAGAAGAACTGCACGCCGATGATGCTGGCGAGCGACCCGTAGAGATAGAAGTCGTACCATTCGAAGACGGTGCCGAGTGAGGATGCGAGAATGACGAAGCGTTCGTCCTTCGTCATCCCTGCGGCCTTGCCGGACGTGGCGGTCATAGTCGACATTCGGAGCGCTCCCCTTCGTTTGTCCCAAGCATGTGTGTTGCGTCTGGCCGACGCTTAATTATTTGGGAACTTCCTACATGTTCACGAAGCTTGGCCCAATAGTACTTTCGGCTGGCTGTGTGTATCTGCGCCCGATCAGGACGTATCTTGCCCTTGTTTGCTTCCACCCTGCGCTATCGATCGGCAGCGTTGTTTTACGGACTTGGGATGGCCTTGTATCAAGGCGTGTTCTCATTGATTTGGCTTGGCTTGCATTCGGATCTCTAGCCCGAAGTGCATCGCAAAAACGCACGCCGCATCTGCGATATCAGCCACTCACCTGCGGATTTCGGCGCTTGGTTCAGCTCGATTGAGCCAAAAGTCTTATAAAGTGGCTGTCTCAATAGGGATTAGACTGTTTTTCGCGCTTTCGCTCCCGATGGATGGGAAGGAGGCAGCGGTGGCTCGCGGCATCGAAGGCCGTTGAAGCTCTTCTCGGGTGGCTCAAAGCCCCCGGAGATCAGGCGTTGCGGTCACGCATGCAAAGGGTCGCGAGAAATAACGCTCTGAGGAAATGCGAGGTAATGCCCTGAAATCATAGGAGCCGTACATGGCAATTCAAATTCCGGGCGATTTCCGCCGCGTGATTATCGCTGCGTCGGTAGGAAACATCATTGAATGGTACGATTTCTATATCTTCGGCAGCTTGGCCGCAATTCTATCAGTCAAGTTCTTTGAACAATCCAATCCGGTCGCAGCTCTGCTGAGCACAATTGCGTTGTTCACCGCAGGATTCCTGATCCGCCCATTGGGGGCATTCCTTTTCGGATGGATGGGCGACCGGGTCGGCCGCAAATATACCTTTCTCATTACACTCAGCGGAATGGGACTCGGCACGGGGGCGATCGGGTTGATCCCGACCTACCAGTCGATTGGTCTAACGGCCGCGTTCATTCTCTTCGGTCTGCGCATGATCCAGGGCCTGTGCCTGGGCGGCGAATATGGTGGTGCCATCACCTACGTTGCCGAACATGTGCCCGACGACAGGCGCGGCTACT includes:
- a CDS encoding F0F1 ATP synthase subunit C, producing MEPAAAKLIGAGIAAIGMGGAGVGVGIIFGNYLAAAVRNPSAAQGQFGNLIFGFAVTEALGIFSLLIALLLLFVPL
- the thrC gene encoding threonine synthase; this translates as MTRYISTRGEAPVLGFCDVMLTGLARDGGLYVPEVWPQLSRETIASFFGRPYWEVAVDVIKPFAAGEISDADLGRMANEAYATFRHPAVVPLDQTGPNQFLLELFHGPTLAFKDVAMQLISRLMDHVLAKRNQRTTIVVATSGDTGGAAVEAFAGLDNVDLVVLFPNGRISDVQRRMMTTTGAANVHALAIEGTFDDCQAIVKAMFNNHGFRDAVSLSGVNSINWARIVAQVVYYFTSAVALGAPARPVDFTVPTGNFGDIFAGYVAKKMGLPVRWLRIASNVNDILPRTLKTGIYEVREVHASASPSMDIQVSSNFERLLFEASRRDAASVRRLMDSLKQSGRFVLPDTMLAAIREEFDAGRADETETAAAIRAAWREAGDLVDPHTAVALAVADRDTSDSKIPNIVLSTAHPAKFPDAVEAACGVRPELPAWLDGLMTKSEHITVMKNDSAEVERFVRSVSRATKQGVAG
- a CDS encoding 2-hydroxychromene-2-carboxylate isomerase, with product MPRQVDYYFSIQSPWAYIGHQAFRNLVSDCDLKVNHKPVVLVDLFSETGGLPLMKRHPVRQRYRMVELQRWRDKRGLTFHLQPAHWPFNARLADGVVIAALEIGLDPDRYLRRAFAGVWENQLNLADPATIAKLADESGLPGRQLVERSGAEDVTAAYEQNRQDALAADVFGSPVYVLDGEVFWGQDRLELLEDALKSARPPYSSRV
- a CDS encoding secondary thiamine-phosphate synthase enzyme YjbQ codes for the protein MAPSKSLSRTTPSTVTANSIVSSLLTVQTSGVGFTDLTAEVAKFLREAGAREGMVTLFIRHTSASLTIQENADPTVLVDLTTALNRLAPENAGWRHDTEGPDDMPAHIKTMLTATSLQVPLLHGALALGTWQAIYLIEHRARPHRREIVLQFAGSVD
- a CDS encoding MFS transporter, which encodes MTKDERFVILASSLGTVFEWYDFYLYGSLASIIGVQFFSDYPPATRDIFALLAFAAGFLVRPFGAIVFGRVGDIVGRKYTFLVTILIMGLSTFIVGLLPNAATIGIAAPIILIALRLLQGLALGGEYGGAATYVAEHSPMGKRGYYTSFIQTTATLGLFLSLLVILFTRTALGEADFAKWGWRIPFLVSVLLLGISVWIRLRLNESPIFQKMKEEGKGSKAPLTEAFANWSNGKIVILALIGGTMGQGVVWYTGQFYALFFLQSILKVDGYTANLLIAWSLVFGTGFFIVFGWLSDRIGRKPIILAGCLIAALTFFPIFRMITTSANPALEKAIEATKVEVVADKAGCGDLFNPVGTRVFSAPCDTVRAYLAQQSVKYSTSYGAAGSGVKVVVNGKDVPYTDAKTSNPAVLAAVQAAGYPKAGDAGIVKMSNPFDIFKPQVAAIIGLLFILVIYVTMVYGPIAAMLVELFPTRIRYTSMSLPYHIGNGWFGGLLPATAFAIVASTGDIYAGLWYPIIFASITAVVGFFFLPETKDVDITK
- a CDS encoding AtpZ/AtpI family protein, encoding MAEDKNDNASGNRDQPSSDEAALSARLGSLDHRLSEIRDSRKLRTDQPGTESGDTAARASAMALGFRLSSELVAGVAVGAAIGWGFDRLLSTSPFGFIVFLLLGFVAGVVNVVRSAGVASGKR
- a CDS encoding pitrilysin family protein produces the protein MSVDVTKLPSGLTVVTDTMPHLETAALGVWAGVGGRDEKPNEHGISHLLEHMAFKGTTRRSSREIVEEIEAVGGDLNAGTSTETTAYYARVMKADVPLALDVLSDILTNPSFVPDELEREKSVIVQEIGAAQDTPDDVVFEHLNELCFPDQPMGRSLLGTAKTLKAFDRDMLRGYLATHYRGPDLVVAAAGAVDHKRVVEEVVQKFASFDATPAPKPQPAMFGKGGSRVVHRDLEQAHLTLALEGVPQTDLSLFSLQVFTNTLGGGMSSRLFQEVREKRGLCYSIYTFHAPYSDTGFFGLYTGTDPADAPEMMEVIVDVINDAVETLTEAEIARAKAQMKAGLLMALESCSSRAEQLARHVLAYGRPLTVDELVARIDAVDVESTRNAARALLSRSRPAVVALGSGRGLDTAVSFAEGLTTSKAKSLLH
- a CDS encoding ATP F0F1 synthase subunit B (Produces ATP from ADP in the presence of a proton gradient across the membrane. Subunit B is part of the membrane proton channel.), translating into MFTQPETWVAIAFVILLVLFAYLGIHKTVLTALDHRSQRIKAELDDAKRLKEEAAKLLGEYKTRRASAEREAEEIIANAKAEAERIATEAKAKMEDFVARRTKTAESKIALAEAQALADVRSAAANAAVEAASTILSQSVKGSVADDLLAKGIDEVRAKLN
- a CDS encoding GNAT family protein, which translates into the protein MALFRLPSSGPAALVPRGHGLLLRAPQMADFVQWAQLREQSRAYLTPWEPIWPSDDLTRAGFRRRLRRYAEDIAADRSYPFIIFREADGAMIGGITLANVRRGIVQAGTIGYWVGEPHAHRGYMTTALRVLLPMLFGELSLHRIEAACIPTNTPSIRVLEKCGFTREGLARRYLCINGIWQDHLLFGLLHEDFRG
- a CDS encoding F0F1 ATP synthase subunit A — its product is MKIDPIHQFNIEPLFTIGHIGNHTIAFTNSSLYMFLAVAVISLLMIGGMSRRALVPGRLQSIAEISYEFVASTIRSTAGAEGMKFFPLIFSLFMFICISNLIGIIPYTFTVSSHIIVTAALALLVFFTVLIYGVYKNGFKFFSIFVPHGVPIYILPLVMFIEILSFFLRPVSHSVRLFANMLAGHIALKVFAGFVAMLGVSLGAIGWVGGVLPLALTVALTALELLVAFLQAYVFAILTCIYLNDAIHPGH
- a CDS encoding F0F1 ATP synthase subunit B', coding for MAEKSHGTDAHTEADGGHGGGFPPFESNTFASQLVSLVIAFVALYVIVSRFALPRVESVIDARQNAIEGDLAAAQKFKDESDAALKAYETELASARARAQAIGNETREKLNAAAEAERKTLEDQLTAKLAAAEKQIAATRETAMSNVRGIAADAAGAIVQRLTGVVPDAKTVSGAVDASLKG